One window from the genome of Nitrospirota bacterium encodes:
- the gmhB gene encoding D-glycero-beta-D-manno-heptose 1,7-bisphosphate 7-phosphatase, whose amino-acid sequence MRNIAVFIDRDGTLIEDVGYLSNIDALSLIDGSADAVRRLNKSGIKVVIITNQAGIAKGFFDESTLLAIHEKLIEMLGEHNAVIDKIYYCPHYPEGTVPEYSISCLCRKPEPGMVEKAVEELGIDLKRSYIVGDKASDIELAQRIGATGILVLTGYGSNVVKDNEVNPTYIAPSLKEAVEWILKTVNGER is encoded by the coding sequence ATGAGGAATATAGCCGTTTTTATAGACAGGGATGGCACTCTGATAGAGGATGTTGGGTACCTTAGTAACATAGATGCACTCTCGCTCATAGATGGAAGTGCTGATGCAGTTAGAAGACTTAATAAATCAGGCATTAAGGTTGTTATTATAACCAATCAGGCAGGCATTGCCAAGGGTTTTTTCGATGAATCGACCCTGCTTGCTATACATGAAAAGTTGATAGAGATGCTCGGCGAACATAATGCCGTGATTGATAAGATATATTATTGCCCGCATTATCCAGAGGGTACGGTTCCAGAATATTCTATCTCCTGTCTATGTAGAAAACCTGAGCCAGGTATGGTTGAAAAGGCTGTAGAAGAACTGGGGATTGATTTAAAAAGGTCGTATATAGTCGGAGATAAGGCGTCTGATATTGAACTGGCGCAGAGGATTGGCGCCACAGGGATACTCGTTCTTACCGGCTATGGTTCTAATGTAGTTAAAGACAATGAGGTAAATCCAACCTATATAGCCCCTTCTCTTAAAGAAGCTGTGGAATGGATACTAAAGACGGTGAACGGTGAACGGTGA